One region of Mucilaginibacter gotjawali genomic DNA includes:
- a CDS encoding SDR family oxidoreductase — MGKVILVTGASSGIGLAVANALQAKGHTVYGSSRDIKRLSSVSFKPIQLDVTDDASVNAAVDKIIKAEGKIDVLVNNAGNGVTGPAYAMPVEYAKKQFEVNFFGVIRVSSAVIPKMIEAKQGLVINVSSLAGLFGLPYQGLYSASKYAIEGYSQSLRMELRNTGVKVTLINPGDFKTDFTGSREKVPFPLKNEQLEKEFTTAVASMEKDESVGANPDVIGKKICEIVDSSSPAPRYLIGAFGQTIAVTLKKVLPNGLFEKLMNDHYGIK; from the coding sequence ATGGGCAAAGTAATTTTAGTGACCGGCGCTTCGTCCGGTATAGGTTTAGCGGTTGCAAATGCATTGCAGGCAAAAGGCCACACCGTTTATGGTTCATCACGCGATATTAAACGCCTCAGTTCCGTATCCTTTAAACCGATCCAACTGGATGTTACCGATGATGCTTCTGTAAACGCAGCTGTTGATAAAATCATTAAAGCCGAAGGCAAAATTGACGTGCTGGTAAACAATGCCGGCAACGGTGTAACCGGCCCTGCTTATGCCATGCCGGTTGAATATGCCAAAAAACAATTCGAGGTTAACTTTTTTGGGGTGATCAGGGTGAGCAGCGCGGTGATCCCCAAAATGATAGAGGCTAAACAAGGCCTGGTGATCAATGTAAGCTCGCTGGCCGGCCTGTTTGGCTTGCCTTACCAGGGCTTGTACAGCGCCTCAAAATATGCTATCGAAGGATACTCGCAAAGTTTGCGGATGGAACTGCGCAATACCGGCGTTAAAGTAACCCTTATCAACCCTGGCGACTTTAAAACCGACTTTACCGGCAGCCGCGAAAAGGTACCCTTCCCGCTTAAAAATGAGCAGCTTGAAAAAGAATTTACCACCGCTGTTGCCAGTATGGAGAAAGATGAAAGCGTAGGCGCCAATCCGGATGTGATCGGTAAAAAGATCTGCGAGATCGTTGATTCGTCGAGCCCTGCACCCCGTTACCTTATCGGCGCTTTTGGCCAAACTATTGCAGTAACGCTTAAGAAAGTATTGCCTAACGGTTTGTTCGAAAAATTAATGAACGACCATTACGGGATAAAATAA
- a CDS encoding class I SAM-dependent methyltransferase, producing the protein MKDNLQQLFGNIDIYLFDQLLKGTYDNCYTILDAGCGGGRNLVYFLRNGYSVYGVDPNPEAVEAVKKLSQNLAPANPLSNFVVAPAEALPFADESFDLVISSAVLHFAHSEEHFESMLHSMWRVLKPGGYLFARLASDIGLENLVLPTGLGRYLLPDGSERFLVNEKMLLNYTVALNARLMEPIKTTNVQNMRCMTTWCLQKV; encoded by the coding sequence ATGAAAGATAACCTGCAGCAGCTTTTCGGCAATATTGATATCTACCTGTTCGACCAGTTGCTAAAGGGCACCTACGATAACTGTTATACTATTTTGGATGCCGGCTGCGGGGGCGGGCGCAACCTGGTTTATTTTTTACGAAACGGCTACTCAGTTTACGGGGTCGACCCAAATCCCGAAGCTGTTGAAGCAGTAAAAAAGCTTTCACAAAACCTTGCGCCGGCTAATCCATTAAGTAATTTCGTAGTGGCCCCGGCAGAAGCGTTGCCGTTTGCCGATGAGAGTTTCGACCTGGTGATCAGCAGCGCGGTACTGCATTTTGCCCATAGCGAGGAACACTTTGAAAGCATGCTGCATTCGATGTGGCGGGTGTTAAAACCGGGCGGTTATTTATTTGCCCGCCTGGCATCTGACATCGGCCTCGAAAACCTGGTATTGCCTACCGGCCTTGGGCGTTACCTTTTACCCGACGGCTCCGAACGTTTCCTGGTGAACGAAAAAATGCTGCTGAATTATACCGTCGCCCTAAACGCCCGGCTGATGGAACCCATTAAAACCACCAACGTGCAAAATATGCGCTGCATGACGACATGGTGTTTGCAAAAGGTGTGA
- a CDS encoding DoxX family protein, with product MNDKTSRAAALLFARSLLGIIFLMQGYGKIFTYTVLKVYGMFFKDFEKTFLPKWLIWGTAYYTSYVELICGFLLIIGLFRKYALTLLGVDLLVVSFGHGLLEPIWDLQHVIPRAVLLIFILAAPGEWDRWSLDGVVFGERVA from the coding sequence ATGAACGATAAAACATCCCGTGCCGCGGCGCTGCTGTTTGCCAGGTCGCTGCTGGGCATTATTTTTTTGATGCAGGGCTATGGCAAAATATTTACCTACACGGTGCTCAAAGTATACGGTATGTTTTTTAAAGATTTTGAAAAAACCTTTCTGCCCAAATGGCTGATTTGGGGCACGGCTTATTATACTTCGTATGTGGAGCTGATCTGCGGGTTTTTGCTCATTATTGGCCTTTTCCGCAAATATGCCTTAACCCTGCTGGGTGTTGATCTGCTGGTGGTTTCTTTCGGTCATGGCCTGCTGGAACCGATCTGGGACCTGCAGCATGTGATCCCGAGGGCAGTTTTGCTGATCTTTATTTTGGCGGCACCGGGGGAATGGGACAGGTGGAGTTTGGATGGGGTGGTTTTTGGAGAGAGGGTAGCATAG
- a CDS encoding GbsR/MarR family transcriptional regulator, with protein MELPEAKQKFIEAWGKLGSEWGINRTMAQVHALLLLTPDALTTEEIMEALSISRGNVNMTVRDLINWGLVEKQLRAGERKEYFYADKDTWNIARQVAKERRKRELDPVIKILDELVKVEGDKKDPGYKTFHKSVTDINKLAKNVDKTLETMIKADESWFWGSILKIFK; from the coding sequence ATGGAATTACCGGAAGCAAAGCAAAAATTCATTGAAGCCTGGGGCAAATTAGGGTCGGAATGGGGGATCAACCGTACCATGGCCCAGGTGCATGCGTTGCTGCTGCTAACGCCGGATGCCTTAACTACCGAAGAAATAATGGAAGCGCTGAGTATATCCCGCGGAAATGTGAATATGACCGTGCGCGACCTGATCAACTGGGGCCTGGTTGAAAAGCAATTGCGGGCCGGCGAGCGTAAAGAATATTTTTATGCGGATAAAGACACCTGGAACATCGCCCGGCAGGTAGCCAAAGAGCGCCGTAAACGCGAACTTGACCCGGTAATTAAAATATTGGACGAGCTGGTAAAAGTTGAGGGCGATAAAAAAGACCCCGGCTACAAAACATTTCATAAATCAGTAACCGACATTAATAAACTGGCAAAAAACGTTGATAAAACACTGGAAACAATGATCAAAGCCGATGAAAGCTGGTTTTGGGGATCGATATTAAAAATATTTAAATAA
- a CDS encoding acyltransferase family protein — protein MERIKTENTTLLTAEKKPAQKFNYINHLKVLMTVLVVLHHSFITYGAPGSWYFQQKTHLLGALFPMTVFVATNQSFFMGFFFFLSALFIAPSYQKKGTAKFLADRLKRLGIPLAFYSLVLSPILNYIVEHYGYGQHHSFMEYMSGYHHWIDLGVMWFVAALLIFNLVYLAYKNIPALNFNIKLNFPSNKQLLIGGLALGFLSFLARLIWPTGWVLAPLGFQLGYFPQYIVLFVLGIIASNNNWLNQLNLNQGKLMRTGALLMVLLVLPVIFILFLILKFPGNYFNGGWNPVALSYALWEQIAGVMIMAAMLCIAKFKWNSATPFMNGLSANAFAVYIFHPLVLISLSLLVKSWDVNPVIKLAVVAPAAVAGSFLLAGLLRKIPFVRSVI, from the coding sequence ATGGAACGTATAAAAACCGAAAATACTACCCTGCTTACCGCTGAAAAAAAACCAGCACAGAAATTCAATTACATCAATCACCTCAAGGTATTAATGACCGTCCTGGTGGTGCTTCACCATTCATTTATTACCTACGGCGCACCGGGCAGCTGGTATTTTCAGCAAAAGACACACTTGCTGGGGGCGCTTTTCCCGATGACGGTTTTCGTAGCCACTAACCAGTCGTTTTTTATGGGCTTTTTCTTTTTCCTGTCGGCTTTGTTTATCGCTCCCTCTTACCAAAAAAAGGGCACTGCCAAATTTTTGGCCGACCGGCTGAAAAGACTGGGCATCCCGCTGGCATTTTATTCTTTGGTATTATCGCCCATACTAAATTATATCGTTGAACATTACGGATACGGACAGCATCACTCTTTTATGGAATATATGTCAGGCTACCATCACTGGATCGATCTTGGGGTAATGTGGTTTGTAGCCGCGCTGCTTATTTTCAATTTGGTGTACCTGGCTTATAAAAATATCCCTGCGCTCAACTTCAACATAAAACTCAATTTCCCTTCAAACAAACAGCTATTGATTGGGGGGTTGGCGCTGGGCTTTTTATCTTTTTTAGCCAGGCTTATCTGGCCCACAGGCTGGGTATTGGCTCCGCTTGGTTTTCAATTAGGATATTTTCCTCAATATATTGTCCTTTTCGTACTCGGTATTATCGCTTCAAACAACAACTGGCTTAACCAGTTGAATTTAAACCAGGGTAAGTTGATGAGGACCGGGGCTTTACTGATGGTGCTCCTGGTTTTGCCTGTCATATTTATCCTGTTTTTGATCCTGAAATTCCCGGGCAACTATTTCAATGGCGGCTGGAACCCCGTTGCCCTTTCCTACGCTTTATGGGAACAGATCGCCGGTGTAATGATTATGGCCGCTATGTTATGCATTGCCAAATTTAAATGGAACAGCGCCACCCCTTTTATGAACGGCTTATCTGCAAACGCTTTTGCGGTCTATATCTTTCACCCGCTTGTGCTGATCTCTTTATCCCTGCTGGTAAAATCCTGGGATGTTAACCCGGTTATTAAATTAGCGGTAGTGGCCCCGGCTGCTGTTGCAGGGTCGTTTTTGCTGGCAGGCCTGCTCAGGAAGATTCCTTTTGTGAGGAGTGTTATTTAA
- the queD gene encoding 6-carboxytetrahydropterin synthase QueD, which produces MLIYKKFIFDSAHFLPNVPEGHKCKNMHGHTYQLTVFIDGPLLPNEGWVIDYGDLKRLIKPIIDRLDHNCLNDIPGLENPTSEILAVWLWNQVKPLIPALKRVELNETASSGVIYEGE; this is translated from the coding sequence ATGTTGATTTACAAGAAATTTATATTTGATTCGGCCCACTTTTTACCTAATGTACCCGAAGGGCACAAGTGCAAAAACATGCACGGGCATACTTACCAGCTGACTGTTTTTATAGATGGCCCGTTGCTGCCCAATGAAGGCTGGGTAATTGATTACGGCGATTTGAAAAGGCTGATCAAACCCATTATTGACCGGCTGGATCATAATTGCCTGAACGATATTCCCGGCCTTGAAAACCCGACCAGCGAAATACTGGCCGTGTGGCTGTGGAATCAGGTTAAACCGCTCATTCCCGCATTAAAAAGGGTTGAGTTGAATGAAACGGCGTCGTCGGGAGTGATCTACGAAGGGGAATGA
- a CDS encoding tetratricopeptide repeat-containing sensor histidine kinase, translating to MEHASGYEILFFICFLLSAISCAGQNSDSLKKIIFGNASYQKRLNATTAFLSHPLRKNPGETLEIARKGLSLADRLGDKKATGLILLAIGKTFELTAKYDSAAYFFDRAIAILSTVKNQASVADEYLELAKSYAQLKNYDKAIRLNQIVIGISSITGAHRQLINALSQAGALYEAKHNYREALNYFKQAYDIIDSLDFVQKTKENTSEAFSKNFMKDVLGSLKQKSESAQDILKTIETKKSLNDTLALTINYFNLGVLYKSKKLYPQSMDALQKCLQYATKISYGAMQSSAVNEIADLYEQKGDYRQSLVYLKKHMALSALNNTSQSKTIDELQTKYEITQREDQVLQQQFEITKRNYWMTGIVVIIGLMLFIGFIYYKQTKLKQRNIAMQAIIETEESERKRIAQDLHDSVSQTMTAAKINLTVIGGELPFANEAQKKRFEKAIKLVDDGFREVRTISHNMMPWALHETGLALVVKQFVENIENDAIAIKLFSRGFDEPFDATTEIILYRVLQECVNNVMKHADASRLDISLIRDEQNISLTIEDNGKGFEVAGPGAYWGIGLNNLRSRINFLKGKVEIDSRVGKGTLVSVYIPLNRKSL from the coding sequence ATGGAACACGCATCCGGCTATGAAATACTTTTTTTTATCTGCTTTCTTTTATCTGCAATTTCGTGCGCCGGTCAAAATAGTGATAGTTTAAAGAAAATTATTTTTGGTAATGCATCCTACCAAAAACGTTTAAATGCCACAACGGCATTCTTAAGCCATCCATTGCGAAAGAATCCGGGGGAAACCCTTGAAATTGCCCGTAAAGGATTAAGCCTTGCCGACCGCTTGGGCGATAAAAAAGCTACAGGTTTAATACTGCTGGCGATTGGGAAAACATTTGAGTTAACAGCGAAATATGATTCTGCCGCCTATTTTTTTGATAGGGCGATCGCAATTCTGAGTACGGTTAAAAACCAGGCTTCGGTAGCAGATGAATATTTGGAGCTGGCAAAGTCATATGCTCAATTGAAGAATTATGATAAAGCGATCCGTTTAAATCAAATAGTTATTGGTATTTCTTCAATAACCGGCGCACACCGGCAGCTGATAAATGCTTTGAGCCAGGCCGGGGCGTTATACGAGGCCAAACATAATTATCGCGAAGCACTCAATTATTTCAAACAGGCCTATGACATCATCGACTCGCTCGATTTTGTTCAAAAAACAAAAGAGAATACCTCTGAAGCATTCAGCAAGAATTTTATGAAAGATGTTTTGGGAAGTTTAAAACAGAAAAGTGAATCGGCACAGGATATTTTAAAAACCATCGAAACTAAAAAATCACTGAACGATACGCTGGCCCTCACCATCAATTATTTTAACCTGGGTGTATTATATAAAAGCAAAAAGTTGTACCCGCAATCAATGGATGCATTGCAAAAATGCTTGCAATACGCCACTAAAATAAGTTATGGAGCCATGCAAAGCAGCGCTGTAAATGAAATAGCTGATTTGTATGAGCAAAAGGGGGATTACAGGCAATCGCTTGTATATTTAAAAAAGCACATGGCGCTGAGTGCTTTAAATAATACCAGCCAATCAAAAACTATCGACGAACTACAAACCAAATACGAGATAACACAAAGAGAAGACCAGGTACTTCAGCAGCAGTTTGAGATAACCAAACGCAACTATTGGATGACCGGTATAGTTGTAATTATCGGGTTAATGCTTTTTATAGGGTTTATTTATTATAAACAAACAAAGCTAAAGCAACGCAATATTGCCATGCAGGCGATCATTGAAACGGAAGAAAGCGAGCGAAAACGAATAGCACAGGACCTGCATGATAGCGTAAGCCAGACCATGACGGCTGCCAAAATAAATTTAACGGTTATAGGCGGGGAGCTGCCTTTTGCAAACGAGGCGCAAAAGAAGCGGTTTGAGAAAGCAATCAAACTGGTTGATGACGGTTTCAGGGAGGTACGAACGATATCACATAATATGATGCCCTGGGCGCTTCATGAAACCGGCCTTGCCTTAGTAGTTAAACAATTTGTTGAGAACATTGAAAACGATGCCATTGCCATCAAGCTTTTCAGCAGGGGCTTTGATGAACCCTTCGATGCAACAACCGAAATTATTTTGTACCGCGTTTTGCAGGAATGCGTAAACAACGTAATGAAGCATGCCGATGCAAGCAGGCTTGATATTTCGTTGATAAGGGATGAACAGAATATAAGTTTAACTATTGAGGATAATGGCAAAGGATTTGAGGTCGCAGGCCCCGGGGCTTATTGGGGTATAGGGTTGAACAACCTGAGGTCGCGGATCAATTTTTTAAAAGGCAAGGTAGAGATCGACTCCCGGGTGGGTAAAGGAACGCTGGTGTCGGTGTACATCCCACTGAATCGTAAATCCTTATAA
- a CDS encoding MmcQ/YjbR family DNA-binding protein, with translation MIDNTFIYLEFLRKTCLPWPGVTEKLCYGTPGFYVNKKLFARMKEDGETLVVQSLIREKWILKDPLTYFITDHYLNYDYMLINLQRVAPEELTELLQTAWYNRAPRKLQQQYEENNHE, from the coding sequence ATGATCGACAACACCTTCATCTACCTGGAGTTTCTGCGGAAAACCTGCCTGCCATGGCCGGGGGTTACCGAGAAGCTGTGTTATGGTACGCCGGGTTTTTATGTCAACAAAAAACTGTTCGCCCGGATGAAGGAAGATGGCGAAACCCTGGTGGTGCAATCCCTCATCCGCGAAAAATGGATACTGAAAGATCCGCTCACCTATTTTATAACCGACCATTACCTTAATTATGATTACATGCTGATCAACCTGCAAAGGGTAGCGCCGGAGGAGTTAACCGAGCTGTTACAAACCGCCTGGTATAACCGCGCCCCGCGCAAACTACAGCAGCAATACGAAGAAAACAACCATGAATAA
- a CDS encoding sugar phosphate isomerase/epimerase family protein, translating into MKKQNVSRRQFIGASMLAAAGMALASKSSFANSIFAKVKPNSKINGVQIGVITYSFRSMPGSIEQILQYCLTCNINAIELMGDAAEAYAGAPKYDNSADYKTRMAAWRESTLMDPFVAIRKMYNDAGVSIYAWKPNALNANNTDGEIAYAFNAGKALGCSHVTVELPDDNQTARLGNLAEKYDMMVGYHAHTQATPTLWDNALSQSDHNGINLDIGHYVAGTSSSPIDFIKKNHKRILSMHLKDRKFHDGPNMPWGQGDTPIKEVLVLMKKEGYKFPATIEQEYQIPAGSDAVKEVIKCREYAKDALS; encoded by the coding sequence ATGAAAAAGCAAAACGTCTCCAGGCGTCAGTTTATTGGCGCAAGCATGCTTGCTGCCGCTGGCATGGCACTGGCCTCAAAAAGTTCCTTTGCAAATTCAATTTTTGCCAAGGTTAAGCCAAATTCCAAAATAAATGGTGTACAAATTGGCGTTATTACATACTCTTTCAGGAGTATGCCCGGCAGCATAGAACAAATATTACAGTATTGTTTAACTTGTAATATTAACGCAATTGAACTAATGGGAGACGCGGCAGAAGCTTACGCCGGAGCGCCAAAATATGATAACAGTGCAGACTACAAAACACGAATGGCCGCCTGGCGCGAAAGTACATTAATGGACCCTTTTGTTGCCATTCGTAAAATGTATAATGATGCGGGCGTAAGTATTTATGCATGGAAGCCAAACGCTTTGAATGCGAACAACACTGACGGGGAAATAGCATATGCTTTTAATGCGGGCAAGGCACTGGGCTGCAGCCATGTTACCGTTGAATTGCCCGACGACAACCAAACAGCGCGCCTGGGTAACCTGGCCGAAAAATACGATATGATGGTAGGTTACCATGCCCATACCCAGGCCACCCCAACTTTATGGGATAACGCTTTAAGCCAGAGCGACCACAACGGGATAAACCTTGATATTGGCCATTATGTTGCCGGAACCAGCAGCAGCCCCATAGATTTTATTAAGAAAAACCATAAGCGTATACTCAGTATGCACCTGAAAGACAGGAAATTTCATGACGGGCCAAATATGCCCTGGGGGCAGGGTGATACGCCGATAAAAGAAGTATTGGTATTAATGAAAAAAGAAGGTTATAAATTCCCCGCAACTATCGAGCAGGAATACCAAATACCGGCCGGCTCTGATGCGGTTAAAGAAGTGATCAAATGCCGCGAATATGCCAAGGACGCTTTAAGTTGA
- a CDS encoding response regulator gives MERTSEKLSVIIADDHILFINGLCMLLQTEPDIEIMNIASNGREVLSLLNSQIPDLILLDINMPSMNGFEVLMRVKSCYPKIKVVMLSTYNEEHLIEKAKTGGANGYILKNAEKSQLLQVLRLVGQGQSCFPYKQPAGNSIFDESDPFLKQFQLTKREIELLQFIKQDFTNQQMANHLHLSIYTIETHRKNIMQKLNLKNPVELTKFILQYNL, from the coding sequence ATGGAACGTACATCTGAAAAACTATCTGTGATTATTGCAGATGATCATATCTTATTTATCAACGGACTTTGTATGCTGCTGCAAACCGAACCTGATATTGAGATTATGAACATTGCATCCAATGGCCGGGAAGTACTCAGCTTACTAAATTCACAAATACCCGACCTGATACTGCTTGACATTAACATGCCCAGCATGAACGGCTTTGAAGTGCTTATGCGGGTAAAATCCTGTTATCCGAAAATTAAAGTAGTGATGCTTTCTACTTATAATGAAGAGCACCTGATTGAAAAAGCGAAGACTGGTGGCGCCAATGGGTACATCTTAAAAAATGCTGAAAAGAGCCAATTATTGCAGGTATTGCGATTGGTGGGGCAAGGGCAGTCGTGCTTCCCTTACAAACAACCTGCTGGCAATTCAATATTTGATGAATCGGATCCATTTTTAAAACAATTCCAGCTCACTAAAAGGGAAATTGAACTTTTGCAGTTCATCAAACAGGATTTTACCAACCAGCAGATGGCCAACCACCTGCACCTGAGTATCTATACTATTGAAACGCACCGGAAAAATATAATGCAAAAACTGAACCTGAAAAACCCGGTGGAACTCACCAAATTTATCCTGCAATATAATTTATAA
- a CDS encoding cupin domain-containing protein, producing the protein MNKHITSTQNAQHYTWGDQCDSWYLLRSDSLAVIQERMPPGAAEQMHYHDRAQQVFYILQGTATFEVENETVTVQQGQSIHFAPKMRHRILNNSSTDLHFLVISEPKSHGDRVNV; encoded by the coding sequence ATGAATAAACACATCACCTCTACCCAAAACGCCCAGCACTATACCTGGGGCGACCAATGCGACAGTTGGTACCTGCTGCGCTCAGACAGCCTGGCCGTAATCCAGGAACGCATGCCCCCCGGCGCCGCCGAGCAAATGCATTACCACGACCGTGCGCAGCAGGTTTTTTACATCCTGCAGGGCACCGCCACTTTTGAAGTGGAAAACGAAACGGTAACCGTACAGCAGGGGCAATCTATCCATTTCGCACCCAAAATGCGTCACCGCATTCTTAACAACAGTAGCACAGATCTCCATTTCCTGGTGATCTCGGAGCCGAAATCACATGGCGATAGGGTGAATGTATAG